In Aestuariibaculum lutulentum, one DNA window encodes the following:
- a CDS encoding T9SS type A sorting domain-containing protein: MAAQNHSSIKANLSNQIKQSKQVVEGKVISQESFWDDAHQNIFTRQIIEVNKVFKGELLKTVEVITNGGVVDLDAIIVSHSLQLKKGDFGMFILDEISDKNLTSKNRNKLFQSVGDLQGFYKYDVKGNVASNGGAIYDNISIKLYNDIIKQTQKNPEILKSNELEMNGEIQDQVIQSNLVTNTTLTMASFNGARFTAGTKSILTINGSGFGDVKGSVSFSDANLGGFFYAETLGSQIMSWTNTQIEVEIPDYAGTGYVKVNTIDNGTIKSTEKLVIDYAEVNLNYNGRAYQTQHVDKNNNGGYTWFMNEEFYNSDANAAFTRALNTWKCETGINWEVSSEITTLTKYNLYDNLNTITFTDNIGATTLGQCFSRYAGCVQDGAIKWYVVEMDIIFNRSVNWNYSTAEPISTQVDFESVTVHELGHGHQLGHVVNPDIIMHFSLESGETLRKLNAIDIEGAQDVQSRSTSGDVCGELSMVSASCAILSNEDVEVTSQFSIYPNPVKNTLFIKNNHHLLIKSITIYNIQGREVFKRLDNDNIFQKEVNVSHLTSGVYLLNILSDQGSIRKKLIIN; encoded by the coding sequence ATGGCAGCTCAAAACCATTCTTCAATAAAAGCAAATCTATCAAACCAGATTAAGCAATCCAAACAAGTTGTAGAAGGAAAAGTCATTTCTCAAGAATCCTTTTGGGATGATGCTCATCAAAATATATTTACTCGGCAAATCATTGAAGTGAATAAAGTTTTTAAAGGAGAACTTTTAAAAACAGTAGAAGTAATTACTAATGGAGGAGTAGTGGATCTTGATGCTATTATTGTATCGCATAGTCTTCAACTAAAAAAAGGAGATTTTGGCATGTTCATTTTAGACGAAATATCTGATAAAAATTTAACCAGTAAGAATCGTAATAAGTTATTTCAGTCAGTTGGTGATTTACAAGGATTCTATAAATATGATGTAAAAGGAAATGTTGCCAGTAATGGAGGAGCTATTTATGATAATATTTCTATTAAACTTTACAATGACATAATTAAGCAAACACAAAAGAATCCTGAAATTCTGAAATCAAATGAGCTAGAGATGAATGGAGAAATTCAAGATCAGGTAATTCAGAGTAATTTAGTTACCAACACTACTTTAACAATGGCTTCGTTTAACGGAGCACGTTTTACTGCCGGAACTAAAAGCATTCTTACCATAAATGGTAGTGGTTTTGGCGATGTCAAAGGATCTGTTTCGTTTAGCGATGCTAATTTAGGTGGATTTTTTTATGCGGAAACGTTAGGAAGTCAGATTATGAGTTGGACAAACACGCAAATTGAAGTTGAAATACCAGATTACGCAGGAACCGGTTATGTAAAAGTGAATACAATTGACAATGGCACTATAAAGTCTACAGAAAAACTTGTTATAGATTATGCCGAAGTTAATCTCAATTATAACGGTAGAGCCTATCAAACTCAACATGTCGATAAGAATAATAATGGCGGCTACACTTGGTTTATGAATGAAGAATTTTATAATTCTGATGCAAATGCAGCCTTTACAAGAGCCTTGAACACATGGAAATGCGAAACAGGTATTAATTGGGAGGTTTCTTCTGAAATCACTACACTTACCAAATATAATCTTTATGATAATTTGAATACCATTACATTTACTGATAACATTGGAGCAACCACATTAGGACAGTGTTTTTCAAGATATGCAGGATGCGTTCAGGATGGTGCAATAAAGTGGTATGTTGTAGAAATGGATATCATATTTAACAGAAGTGTCAACTGGAATTACAGTACAGCCGAACCTATCAGTACTCAGGTAGACTTCGAAAGTGTTACGGTTCATGAATTAGGTCATGGACATCAATTAGGGCATGTGGTAAACCCCGATATTATTATGCACTTTTCTTTGGAGTCTGGCGAAACTTTAAGAAAATTAAATGCTATTGATATAGAGGGAGCACAGGATGTTCAAAGTCGAAGTACTTCAGGTGATGTTTGTGGAGAATTAAGTATGGTTTCTGCTTCTTGTGCTATACTAAGTAATGAAGATGTTGAAGTAACATCTCAATTTAGTATTTATCCGAATCCAGTAAAGAACACTCTTTTTATTAAAAACAATCATCACCTGCTTATTAAAAGTATAACCATATATAATATACAAGGAAGAGAAGTCTTTAAAAGATTAGACAATGATAATATTTTTCAAAAAGAAGTTAATGTGAGCCATTTAACAAGTGGTGTCTACTTGTTAAATATTCTTTCAGATCAAGGGAGTATAAGAAAAAAACTGATTATTAATTAA
- a CDS encoding T9SS-dependent choice-of-anchor J family protein, translating to MRTLLLFIGLSMTIFNHAQSCYGTLPVSDNFDDQTTVGVCWDLIDQDGDNNNWIWWNYSDTYGGYKVIASYSYYTSSGALNPDNWIISYPIDLTSFSSSDNIELSYKIRSASKNYAHEYYTVYAATGKQTTTLEASSVKQSAYVDDIGGNGDFVVAKLNVSSLAGNTIYIAFRHHNSTDQSNIEIDEVTISSKTLGIEDFESDNFSFYYSKNNNSLELKSANKPISNITIFNLLGQNVLSKNLNVTNESVNINSLTKGVYIAQITIDNFTKSIKFLIN from the coding sequence ATGAGAACATTATTACTTTTTATTGGTTTGAGTATGACTATTTTCAATCATGCCCAGTCTTGTTATGGTACCTTACCAGTATCAGATAATTTTGATGATCAAACTACAGTTGGCGTTTGTTGGGATTTAATAGATCAAGATGGAGATAACAACAATTGGATATGGTGGAATTATAGCGACACCTATGGCGGGTATAAAGTAATAGCTTCATATTCTTATTATACTTCTTCTGGTGCTTTAAATCCAGACAACTGGATTATTTCTTACCCTATAGACTTAACTTCTTTTTCATCCAGTGACAACATAGAGTTATCTTATAAAATTAGAAGTGCTTCTAAAAATTATGCACATGAATATTATACTGTATACGCCGCAACTGGAAAACAAACAACCACATTAGAAGCTAGTTCTGTAAAACAGAGTGCTTATGTTGATGATATTGGAGGAAATGGAGATTTTGTTGTTGCTAAATTAAATGTGTCTAGCCTTGCTGGTAACACGATATATATAGCTTTTAGACATCATAATTCTACTGACCAATCTAATATTGAAATCGATGAAGTCACCATTAGTTCCAAAACCCTTGGTATTGAAGATTTCGAATCCGATAATTTTTCGTTCTACTACTCAAAGAACAATAATAGCTTAGAACTGAAATCTGCAAATAAGCCAATTAGTAATATAACTATTTTTAACCTTTTAGGTCAGAATGTCTTGAGTAAAAATTTAAATGTTACTAATGAAAGTGTAAATATTAATTCTTTAACCAAAGGTGTTTACATTGCACAAATTACAATTGACAATTTCACAAAATCAATAAAATTTCTAATAAATTAG